The following proteins come from a genomic window of Mariniflexile sp. TRM1-10:
- a CDS encoding DUF4959 domain-containing protein has translation MNYKFFKLKIITIIIAFIAVGCDENKLEPIENNTTPPGTVSNVTVENLAGKAKITYALPKDQDLLYVKAEYTLANGKRMEIKSSYYSNSLIVEGFSKAEEQTVTLYAVNRSEVSSEPVEVKVNPLESPIWDVFRSLETKAAFGGVFLSAENMLRHELALLVMEKDQSGEWVINPNSVYTSTDKIKRTVRPFTVEAHDLAITVRDRWLNYTDTLFVTITPLLELPLPKSGYKHFPLPGDTPSHTTAVPKGMWDGEIMNWPNVFLTQGNISGQHIVTIDTGVLAQMSRIVIWDYPEYYNGRTYYYIGNLKEFEIYGSANPNPDGSLDDSWIKLGSYNAVKPSGLPFGEQTDEDYQVANAGFSWDFESDAPKVRYLRIKSLKNWAGIGSMSIGEIQVYGDPN, from the coding sequence TAGAAAATAATACAACGCCTCCAGGAACTGTTTCAAATGTTACTGTAGAAAATCTTGCGGGGAAAGCTAAAATAACATATGCGCTTCCAAAAGATCAAGATTTACTGTACGTAAAGGCAGAATATACATTGGCCAATGGAAAAAGGATGGAAATAAAATCTTCTTATTACAGTAATTCCCTTATTGTTGAAGGTTTTTCTAAAGCCGAAGAGCAAACGGTAACTTTGTATGCTGTAAATAGAAGTGAGGTATCGTCTGAACCAGTTGAGGTGAAAGTAAACCCATTAGAGTCTCCTATTTGGGATGTTTTTAGAAGTCTTGAAACCAAAGCAGCCTTTGGCGGGGTTTTTCTTAGTGCTGAAAACATGTTGCGTCATGAACTTGCTTTACTAGTTATGGAAAAAGATCAATCTGGTGAGTGGGTTATAAATCCTAATAGTGTATATACTTCAACAGATAAAATAAAAAGAACGGTTAGACCATTTACTGTTGAAGCGCATGATTTAGCAATTACTGTTAGGGACAGGTGGTTGAATTATACAGATACGCTTTTTGTTACTATTACACCATTACTAGAATTACCATTGCCAAAATCTGGTTATAAACACTTTCCTTTACCAGGTGATACACCATCACACACAACGGCAGTCCCCAAAGGAATGTGGGACGGTGAAATAATGAATTGGCCTAATGTGTTTTTAACTCAAGGAAATATTTCTGGTCAGCATATCGTAACAATAGACACAGGAGTATTGGCCCAAATGAGTAGAATAGTTATTTGGGATTATCCAGAATATTATAACGGTAGAACCTATTATTATATAGGAAACTTAAAAGAGTTTGAAATTTATGGGTCAGCAAACCCCAATCCAGATGGAAGTCTTGACGATTCATGGATTAAATTAGGATCTTATAATGCCGTAAAACCTTCGGGTCTGCCATTTGGTGAACAGACAGATGAAGATTATCAAGTTGCCAATGCAGGCTTTAGTTGGGATTTCGAGTCTGATGCTCCTAAAGTTAGATATTTAAGAATTAAATCACTTAAAAACTGGGCGGGTATTGGATCTATGTCAATTGGAGAAATTCAGGTTTATGGAGACCCTAATTAG